In Silene latifolia isolate original U9 population chromosome X, ASM4854445v1, whole genome shotgun sequence, the following proteins share a genomic window:
- the LOC141618641 gene encoding putative acetyltransferase At3g50280, translated as MEVTSECFIKPKHEVEASKDRIFLNPAEIIMLSIYPIQKGLLYTLDQSSSSIIINLLNNLKHSISIALLYFYPLAGHLETETFFDEHACAVFIDCNKGPGARLTHVTAKHLNISDLLSPTRVPTIVRMLFDLGEEYINYEGHTKPLLSIQVTELVDGIFIGFTVNHSVIDGTSFMHFLSMLSEIFCSNCTSEKSLKISRVPVYVHGPAIKLPYLRLKEVMTSHETGPLTDRVFHFSSKSLAMIKAKANSSDDGRIQNVSSFQSLVSLIWRSITRARNQSADQDTVCSIAVNTRTRVDPPLSNDYVGNYVMQVKVICKVGELLSHDLGWAANLLKDDIRAKDSKFINDDFSRITSLIATPGFLCSTEDDVHGSNNIVIGGSTRFEMYGLEFGLGKPIAIRMGSGNKTDGKVNASQGCEEGGSVELEISLKEEHMTVLEADDDFMTFVS; from the coding sequence ATGGAGGTAACCTCAGAATGCTTTATAAAACCAAAGCATGAGGTTGAAGCATCAAAAGACCGTATTTTCTTAAACCCTGCTGAAATTATCATGTTGAGCATTTATCCCATTCAAAAGGGACTCCTTTACACCCTTGATCAATCGTCTTCTTCTATAATCATTAACCTCTTAAACAACCTCAAGCACTCGATTTCTATCGCCCTTCTCTATTTTTATCCTTTGGCTGGCCACCTTGAAACCGAGACCTTCTTTGATGAACATGCTTGTGCTGTGTTCATAGACTGCAATAAGGGTCCTGGAGCAAGGCTAACCCATGTTACTGCTAAACATCTTAACATATCCGATCTTCTTTCTCCAACTCGCGTGCCAACTATAGTTCGCATGTTATTTGATCTTGGAGAAGAATATATCAATTATGAAGGTCACACTAAACCTTTGTTATCCATCCAAGTAACAGAACTTGTTGATGGTATTTTTATCGGGTTTACTGTGAATCATAGTGTCATAGATGGCACATCTTTTATGCATTTTTTGAGCATGTTATCTGAGATTTTTTGTTCAAACTGTACAAGTGAAAAATCGTTGAAGATTTCACGAGTACCCGTGTATGTGCATGGTCCGGCCATCAAGTTGCCTTATCTTAGGCTTAAGGAGGTCATGACTAGTCATGAGACAGGCCCGTTAACGGACCGAGTCTTCCATTTCTCATCTAAATCATTGGCAATGATAAAGGCTAAGGCTAACAGTAGTGACGACGGGCGCATTCAGAATGTGTCTTCATTCCAGAGCTTAGTTTCGCTTATATGGAGATCAATAACAAGGGCTCGAAACCAATCTGCTGACCAGGATACAGTTTGTAGTATAGCGGTCAATACTCGTACCCGAGTTGACCCACCTTTAAGCAATGATTACGTAGGGAACTATGTAATGCAGGTTAAGGTTATTTGCAAGGTGGGTGAATTGTTAAGCCATGACTTAGGTTGGGCGGCCAATCTTTTGAAAGATGATATTAGAGCCAAGGATAGTAAATTCATCAATGATGATTTTAGTAGGATCACTTCTCTTATTGCTACACCGGGATTCCTATGTTCGACTGAAGACGACGTTCATGGGTCGAACAATATCGTGATTGGAGGGTCCACGAGGTTCGAAATGTATGGGCTTGAATTCGGGCTAGGTAAGCCAATAGCTATTCGAATGGGATCCGGAAATAAGACAGATGGAAAGGTGAATGCAAGTCAAGGTTGTGAAGAGGGTGGAAGTGTGGAACTAGAAATATCCCTTAAAGAGGAGCATATGACCGTTCTTGAAGCAGATGATGACTTCATGACTTTTGTCTCTTGA